In one Lolium rigidum isolate FL_2022 chromosome 3, APGP_CSIRO_Lrig_0.1, whole genome shotgun sequence genomic region, the following are encoded:
- the LOC124700657 gene encoding uncharacterized protein LOC124700657, translating into MGLCVSCDAPADGAMTARVVLPSGELREYSHPATAAVALEEVGHGKQGWFLCDADAMGLQGSVAAVPGADELRPGQIYFVLPVEMLRRAFTLEEVGALAVKASAALVKASSAGGRRRRGSVVPLVFEPSEEDYSDESVMTFVAAKPAVVQKRVVAYRGGRSPPRFSPDLTAIPESE; encoded by the coding sequence ATGGGTCTGTGCGTGTCGTGCGATGCCCCGGCCGACGGCGCCATGACCGCGAGGGTGGTGCTGCCCAGCGGCGAGCTCCGGGAGTACTCTCATCCAGCCACCGCGGCAGTGGCGCTCGAGGAGGTCGGCCACGGCAAGCAGGGGTGGTTCCTCTGCGACGCCGACGCGATGGGGCTCCAAGGCTCCGTCGCCGCGGTTCCCGGCGCCGACGAGCTCCGGCCGGGGCAGATATACTTCGTGCTCCCGGTCGAGATGCTGCGCCGCGCGTTCACCCTCGAGGAGGTTGGCGCGCTCGCCGTCAAGGCCAGCGCCGCCCTCGTCAAGGCCTCTTctgccggcggccggcgccgACGAGGCTCGGTCGTGCCACTCGTTTTTGAACCGTCCGAGGAGGATTACTCAGACGAGTCGGTGATGACCTTCGTGGCGGCGAAGCCGGCTGTGGTCCAGAAGCGGGTGGTGGCGTACCGCGGCGGGAGGTCGCCGCCGAGGTTCTCTCCCGACTTGACCGCCATCCCGGAGAGTGAGTAG